The Candidatus Eisenbacteria bacterium sequence CCGACGTGAATCTCGATAAGCTGTCCAAAGAGTTCCTGAGGAACCTCGAGTTCTTTGGGAACGCCGATGGCTACCTGACCGTTGCACTCGAGATGTTGAGACAGGGCAATTGCAGCGCCCAGCAGGTGTCGGCACTTTTCAAGGCCATCAGTTTGTTGGCTGACTCGTTGGGAGAGGCACGAAGAGAAATGCTCTCTACGATGGCGGAGACTCTCAAGACAGTCGTCCTGGAATCCGAATCGCGGGTATCTCTGGAACCCAAGGATGTAGAGGAGGAGCTGGCTGAAATGAGACAGATCCGCTTTCGACCAAGGAAGGCACGGTCCACCGTTTCCGCCCACTAGGCATCGTCTGTCAGTAGCCAACGTCCGTCATTCGGTGACGAACATTGTGCCGTCACTGTCTGCCGGACGAGCCCCTGCTCGATTCGCCTGCCAGCCTTGCCCGTCTTCTCGCGAGCATAGCGTCCTTGTAAACGCTGGGCGCGATCCCCGTGTGTTTCAGAAAGGCTTTGAAGAAGCTCGAACTGCACCTGAAGCCCACCTGAGAAAACACCTGCTTAACTAACACGCCCTCCAAGAGGAGTTCCTTGGCCCTCTCGATCCGGAAGATGTTCACGAATTCCGACAGTCTGTGGCCGGCATATCGCGTGAATTGTCGGGACAGATGCTCGCGTGACACACCAACGTGATTGCTGATGTCCTCGACCTTTCTTATGGTCCGATAATTGGCCTCAATGAATTCGAGGGCCCTGGAGACTATTGTATCCTTCGGGTGTCGGAGCAAAGGCGTGACCCGGCGATTCGTGAGCTCGACCACGATCGTCTCCGCCATCCTGCAGATATCGGAAGGATTCTTGAAGTAGTGGATGAGCTCCGGACCGGCGTTCGCCCGGATTGGGCCGATATCCTGGACCGAGCCGTAGAAGAAAAGCGGTAGCTCGGGCCTGTGCTTTCTGACCAGCGCCGTGAAGGACGGCGCGTCGAATTCGGAGAGTCCCGGGTCAATTACAATCCCGCCAATCCCATCGTCGCTGCGCAGCCGTCGAACGCACTCGTTAGCGTCTGCAACCTTCTCCACATAGAAATACTTGCCGACCAACCTGCCAAGGGCTCTAATTGCCGGTGAGCTCAGTCCCGCGACGAGAATCACCTTAACGCCCCGCCCTCGAGCCGGCCCTATCGTCCTGCCAACATCTTCCCTCGCACCACTCTTGCTCGCTCCGTTGAGTCGCATCGCCATCGCCTTGGCCATCCTGGTATCCCCGCTTTCTCGTTGTGCCTCTTCTCCACCGAGGCGCCCCGCACGGCTCCACTTTCGCGTTACGTGTCTGCCCAGATTTCGCATCCCAATCTTGCCGTAGGCCTGCGCCAAATCCGTTGTCGACTCGCAGGTTGAAAACACAGTTTGACGCAGGCCAATAATGACGCCTATGCCACTTTCGTGCCAAAAACGACGACACGTCACAAAGTCACTGCAATTTGGCTGGCAATCAAAAGTTACAGGGTGGGATAAGGACTCTTGCCGGGGCCCTTGGTGAGAGCGGGATTCTCATTTGTTAGAACTTCACGTCATACGGTTTCTTAACTGTC is a genomic window containing:
- a CDS encoding AraC family transcriptional regulator, with the protein product MAKAMAMRLNGASKSGAREDVGRTIGPARGRGVKVILVAGLSSPAIRALGRLVGKYFYVEKVADANECVRRLRSDDGIGGIVIDPGLSEFDAPSFTALVRKHRPELPLFFYGSVQDIGPIRANAGPELIHYFKNPSDICRMAETIVVELTNRRVTPLLRHPKDTIVSRALEFIEANYRTIRKVEDISNHVGVSREHLSRQFTRYAGHRLSEFVNIFRIERAKELLLEGVLVKQVFSQVGFRCSSSFFKAFLKHTGIAPSVYKDAMLARRRARLAGESSRGSSGRQ